Genomic window (Paenibacillus sp. PK3_47):
GCGGTTTCAGTCATGGGCACGTATTTTTTGAGCGCTTTTTCAATTGAAGACACAGTGATCACCTGTTTCGTTATGTTCATTTACTGTAATTTTCCAAATACTATGTCACGCTGTGACTATATCACGTTGCGACATATTATGCAAGCAGGGCTGGACGTTGTATGATGTTATACACGGCTGATTCCCGCAAAAGACGGCAATTGTGCACGGCTCTGATTAAACTTCTTCGCCTGTATGGACAAACGAACAGTCGGCATTTCAACGCGCACGTATAATAACCTAAGTCCAACACAGAGGAGTTGAAAAAGTATGTCATCTTTTTGTCCGAACTGTCCTGACCAAACGATTGTGGATCCGCCGCAAACCGTTTATGAAAACTACTACCATCCCCAGCACGTTCAAGTCATCCACCCGGTAGAAATCATCAGACAGCATCACTGTGTTCCGGTCTATCACCACTGCGTCACATACACGGTCAAGGATAAAATGTGTACCGTTTCCGGTCTGAAGAAAAAGTCCCGCAAAAGAAAATAGATCACCCTGCAGGTGTGAGGGCTTGTACCTTGTGAAGCGGAGCTGTACAGCTGTACGACAAAAAAAGCGGAAGGGTTGGAGGCACTGCTGTGCCCCGGTTCCTTCCGCTTTTGTTTTTGGTTATTCGGGAATTTTAATCCGGTTCCTTGTCGACCCTCCTGCGGTCCAGCAGAATCGCATTGATTTCCCCGCCGGCCAGAAGAATCATGGAACTGATATACAGCCAGATCAGCAGAATCATGACACCTCCAAGGCTGCCGTAGGTTTTGGTGAAATCGCTGAATTGATTGACATAAATAGAGAATAGGACGGAGGTGGCAATCCAGCCGATGGTTGAAAAGAAAGCGCCCGGTATAACCTCCCTGAGTGCCAGCCGCCGGCTGGGGGCAATCCAGTAGAGCAAGGTGAACACCAGGAACAGCACCAGCAGCGGTACGGCATACTGCAGCAGATCCCACAGCTTTTGAAATCCGTAGGGGAGATCGAACAGCTGGAACACCTGTGCCTTCAGCCAGCCGCCAAGGACCAGCAGCAGAATGCTGAGCAGGATGACAAAACCGATGATCAGGGTAGCGAGGAAGGCGATCCCGCGTATTTTCCAGAATTCTCTGCTCTCATCAATTTCGTAGGCGCGGTTGAGACCTTTAATGATCGCATTGATGCCTTTGGAGGCCGCCCACAGCGTACCGAGCATCCCGAAGGATAACAAAGCTTCGTTCCGCCCCTGCGCCACATCCTGCAGAATTTCTTCAATCAGGGACACGGCTTCCAAAGGCATAACCTGCTCCAGATCCTTGATCTTGTCCTCCAGTGAGATGTTGGCATATCCGATAAGCGTCATTAGGAAGATTAAGAACGGAAACAGGGAGAGGATCAGATAATAGGTCAGCTGTGCACTGACACCCTGTACATCGTCAAGCTGGATTTTACGGTAGAGCTGCTTCCCAAAGCTGAAGAGTCCCGGTGATGTTCGCTTGTTCATAATTCCCTCCTCTGCACGCTGTTTACCCTATGATATGCATGTACATATTTTTAATATTAACATAAGGGGGGAATTTCCAAACATAGGGGTGTAAGATTGTGACATTTTATATATGCGGGAACAGGTGTTCTGGTTGTATGCTGTATGTAGTTTATATTGAATAATTTTGCAGGAAGGATGATGGTAATGAAATTGACCGCCGGGGAGTTTCAGGAGATCAGACAATGGCTGTACCGCAATGCCCGTCCTTTGGAGCTGGCGAGATGGAATTATCATTTTGAACAGGGAGACGCTGCTGCAGTGCTGGAAGCACTGTCTGCATATCAGAATGAAGACGGCGGATTCGGACATGCGCTGGAGGCAGATTCGTGGAACCCGAACTCGACACCGCTAACCACCGCTACAGCGGTTGAGAGGTTATTGGAGATTCACTGGAACGGTAACGGTCATCCTGTTGTTCAGGGAATTCTGAACTATTTGGATAGCGGTGCGGATATGGAAAATAACAGTTGGGCTAATGTCGTTGCCAGCAACACTAACTATCCTCATGCACCCTGGTGGAACATGGCTTCAGACAGCACCTCCCGCAGTACGTTCAATCCGACCGCCATTCTGAGCGGATTTCTGCTTAAATTTGCCGAAAGGGATAGTAGTCTTTTTGAACGCGGGCTTAGCATTGCCAAGGAGATGCAATCGTTATTTTTGCAGAATCCGGCGATTGAAATGCATCCGCTCATATGTGTGCTTACACTGCTGGATTGTATTGCCGAGGCACAGCTGTGCGGAGAATTTAATTACGGGCAGCTGAAGGATGCAGCCAAGAAGCAGATTACAGTGCTGCTTGAGCGGAATGCCGGAGACTGGAGCGGGTACAGCTGCCGTCCTTCTGCGTTTATCAAATCGCCTGACAGTCTGGGCTATGAGGATAACGCCGCCCTGCTCCAGAGAGAGCTGGATTATTTACTGGAAATCAGAAATCCCCAGGGCATCTGGAATTTAACCTGGAGCTGGGGCAGCTATGAGAAGGAGTTTGCGATCAGCGAGCATTGGTGGAAGAGCCATATTGCCATTGAGAATCTGCTGCTGCTGCAGTCCTTTGGAAGACTGGACAGAATTTAAGCGCTGTAGCGGGCTGCTGCATATTCCTGCTCATAGATGGCATGAACTGTATCCAGGACCTCCCGGCTATGGGCAGTGAATTTCAGCACTGAAATCTGGTCTTTAATCAAAAAGACGCCTGAGTCCCGGCTGTGGCGCCCCAATGCGGCGTTATAGAGAAGTCCGGCTCCGCGGCTGGGATGCGGGAAGAAGTGTTTCATTATGAACTTCATGTAGAAGGGCAACCCGGAAGGTTTCCCGCTCCGGAGTGTATTGTTGCCTCCAGGATCTGCGCTGCGGATCATGATGCCTTCCCGGGCCAGCCGGGGAGCAATTTCATGGGTCCATAGCGAGAGCGCCATTTTGGAAGCGGCATAAGGCCCGAACAGCTTTTTGAATGCGGCAGGGCGCTCGAGATGGGCCGGGTTAAACTGCTTCAGCGTCAGAACGGCATTCGATGAGGTGTTAATAACGGTTTTCAGCTGCCCGTTCATTAGCAGTTCCTTCAGCTCCATAGTGATGATATACGGTACTACAGTCTGCAGCTCATAATGCATCTCCCGCCCCTGAGGTGATAGCTTAAGCTCGGGAAAGCTGCCTCCGGCGTTGTTGAACAGCAGATCGATGGTCTGTTCCTTAGCTTTGATATCCTGCAGCGCGCTCCGCAGGTCTGCGAAGTCAGAAAGGTCAGCCCTGTAGATCCGCAGCAGCTGCTGGTTCACTGCTTCGGTGAGCTGGGGGTCTTCCGCAGGAAAGGATGAGCGGATCAGGGCGATAATCTGCCAGCCTTCTGCAAGCAGCCTGCGGGTGAGCTCAAGGCCGATCCCGTTGTTCGCTCCGGTGATAAGTGCAGTTCCGCGTTGTTGTAGGGTCATTATAACTACTCCTTTATGGATGGATGATTACCGGTACCAGCTTGCTGCATGGCTGCTGTCTGCCGGTCAGTGAAGCCATTCTATAACCTGGAGCCGGCTCCAAGTCAAGCACAGAGATCCATAATAAATCCGCTGACTGTTCAGTTTCTCTGCCCATTGACTTGGAGTCAACTCCAAGTGCTACAATGGTGGCCTAAGGAGATGAGCGTGCATGAAGGAGTTAAAGATAAAAGAAGGGTATTCCATCAAAGAGACTTCGGAGCTGACGGGAATGTCTGAGGATACGATCCGTTATTATGAGAAGATCGGCCTGCTGCCCCGCGCACAGCGTAAACAGAACAGCCACCGGATCTACAGCAATGAGAATATTGAAACGATGAGACTTATGATCTGTCTCAAAAAAACAGGAATGTCCCTGGATGAGATGCGGCCGTTTCTTAATATCTCCCTGAATTCTGATCTGGCACAATATCCGGAGCTGTACGAGAAAATCCAGAGCCACAAACAGAATATCCTGGAGCAGATTGCTTCCCTGCAGCAAATTGTTGATTTTATTGACACAAAGGTTGGTCTGATCGGCAGGGACAATCAAGCTTGCGGACTGTCAGGTGACAGGAAGCGGATGCCCGCCCGGAGCCCGAGGGCTGATGAAATGCCTTAATTTTGAATTCGGGCTTTTTTTACAGCCAGGTACGGCGTTCTTCCTTAGAATAAGTACTATTAATAAAGGGAGGAATGATCATGACGCAAATTACCCGTTCTCCGCTAAAGTAC
Coding sequences:
- a CDS encoding YihY/virulence factor BrkB family protein, which produces MNKRTSPGLFSFGKQLYRKIQLDDVQGVSAQLTYYLILSLFPFLIFLMTLIGYANISLEDKIKDLEQVMPLEAVSLIEEILQDVAQGRNEALLSFGMLGTLWAASKGINAIIKGLNRAYEIDESREFWKIRGIAFLATLIIGFVILLSILLLVLGGWLKAQVFQLFDLPYGFQKLWDLLQYAVPLLVLFLVFTLLYWIAPSRRLALREVIPGAFFSTIGWIATSVLFSIYVNQFSDFTKTYGSLGGVMILLIWLYISSMILLAGGEINAILLDRRRVDKEPD
- a CDS encoding SDR family NAD(P)-dependent oxidoreductase, producing the protein MTLQQRGTALITGANNGIGLELTRRLLAEGWQIIALIRSSFPAEDPQLTEAVNQQLLRIYRADLSDFADLRSALQDIKAKEQTIDLLFNNAGGSFPELKLSPQGREMHYELQTVVPYIITMELKELLMNGQLKTVINTSSNAVLTLKQFNPAHLERPAAFKKLFGPYAASKMALSLWTHEIAPRLAREGIMIRSADPGGNNTLRSGKPSGLPFYMKFIMKHFFPHPSRGAGLLYNAALGRHSRDSGVFLIKDQISVLKFTAHSREVLDTVHAIYEQEYAAARYSA
- a CDS encoding MerR family transcriptional regulator; translation: MKELKIKEGYSIKETSELTGMSEDTIRYYEKIGLLPRAQRKQNSHRIYSNENIETMRLMICLKKTGMSLDEMRPFLNISLNSDLAQYPELYEKIQSHKQNILEQIASLQQIVDFIDTKVGLIGRDNQACGLSGDRKRMPARSPRADEMP